In a single window of the Planctomycetia bacterium genome:
- a CDS encoding ABC transporter substrate-binding protein, whose protein sequence is MIQAAQLIRVGHSPDPDDAFMFYALAKDLIDTGPYQFTHEMADIESLNRRAESGELEVSAISIHSYPFVKDRYALLACGCSMGDGYGPMVISREPRTLADLAGKTIAVPGERTTAFLALNLCMGRGAFKHKTVMFDEIPDAVLRGEVDAGLIIHEAQLTYARQGLHKVVDVAEWWMKQTDLPLPLGGNVIRRDLGPQRMAEVAKLLKASIEHALNHRREAIDYALSFGRGLDTKLTDQFVEMYVNKWTLDYGERGRAAVRLLLKKAHEAGLVPNAGEIEFIG, encoded by the coding sequence ATGATCCAAGCCGCTCAACTGATCCGCGTCGGCCACTCGCCGGACCCGGATGACGCCTTCATGTTTTATGCTCTGGCCAAGGACCTCATCGACACCGGGCCCTACCAGTTCACCCACGAGATGGCCGACATCGAGTCGCTCAACCGCCGGGCCGAGTCGGGCGAGCTGGAAGTCTCGGCGATCAGCATTCACAGCTACCCGTTCGTGAAGGACCGCTATGCCCTGCTCGCCTGCGGGTGCAGCATGGGCGACGGCTACGGGCCGATGGTCATCAGCCGCGAGCCGCGGACGCTGGCCGACCTCGCGGGCAAGACGATCGCGGTTCCCGGCGAGCGGACGACGGCCTTCCTCGCGCTGAACCTGTGCATGGGCCGCGGGGCCTTCAAGCATAAGACGGTCATGTTCGACGAGATTCCCGACGCGGTGCTGCGCGGAGAGGTGGACGCCGGGCTGATCATCCACGAGGCGCAGCTCACCTATGCCAGGCAGGGCTTGCACAAGGTGGTGGACGTGGCCGAGTGGTGGATGAAGCAGACCGACCTGCCGCTGCCCTTGGGGGGCAACGTGATTCGCCGCGACCTGGGCCCTCAGCGGATGGCCGAAGTGGCGAAGTTGCTGAAGGCGTCGATTGAGCATGCGCTGAATCACCGGCGCGAGGCGATCGACTACGCGCTGTCGTTCGGCCGGGGGCTGGACACGAAGCTGACCGATCAGTTCGTCGAGATGTATGTTAATAAGTGGACGCTGGACTACGGCGAGCGAGGCCGCGCGGCGGTGCGGCTGCTCCTAAAGAAGGCGCACGAGGCGGGCCTGGTGCCGAACGCGGGGGAGATTGAGTTTATTGGATAG
- a CDS encoding site-specific DNA-methyltransferase: protein MTHVNRVHSGDNLKVMSRLPDGCCDLIYIDPPFLTGRERTVAGKKGKQRDKKAAYADSFAGGRKGYLAFMHPRLEQCHRLLARSGTLYVHLDWRVAAYIRICLDTIFGEENFLNEIIWHYRTGGVSRQWFGRKHDTILVYAKKIGSQRFNVLREGVFRTDGLKFETDGRPYKSTTRGKLYFNAAGPALTDVWDIPFLSTVSLERQGWPTQKPLALLDRIIRASTREGDCVADFFCGSGTTLVAAKRLGRRFIGCDAAREAVSIARRRLKE from the coding sequence ATGACGCACGTTAATCGCGTTCATTCGGGCGACAATCTGAAAGTCATGTCGCGACTGCCCGACGGCTGCTGCGATCTGATCTATATCGATCCCCCCTTCCTGACGGGCCGCGAGCGAACCGTGGCGGGCAAAAAGGGAAAACAGCGAGACAAAAAGGCGGCGTACGCGGACTCATTCGCTGGCGGGCGCAAGGGCTATCTCGCGTTCATGCATCCGAGACTGGAGCAGTGTCATCGGCTGCTGGCGCGGAGCGGGACGCTTTATGTCCATCTCGATTGGCGCGTCGCGGCGTACATTCGCATTTGCCTGGATACGATCTTCGGGGAGGAGAACTTTCTCAACGAGATCATCTGGCACTATCGAACCGGCGGCGTCTCGCGCCAGTGGTTCGGGCGCAAGCACGACACGATTCTGGTGTATGCCAAAAAGATCGGGTCGCAGCGGTTCAATGTCCTGCGCGAAGGCGTGTTCCGGACGGACGGGCTCAAGTTTGAGACGGACGGACGGCCGTACAAATCCACGACGCGCGGGAAGCTCTACTTCAACGCGGCGGGCCCGGCGCTGACGGATGTCTGGGACATTCCGTTTCTCTCGACGGTCTCATTGGAACGACAGGGCTGGCCCACGCAGAAGCCGCTGGCGCTGCTCGACCGGATCATCCGGGCAAGCACGCGCGAGGGGGACTGCGTGGCGGACTTCTTCTGCGGCAGCGGGACAACGCTGGTGGCGGCGAAGCGATTGGGGCGGCGGTTCATCGGGTGCGACGCCGCCAGGGAGGCCGTTTCGATTGCCCGGCGGCGGTTGAAGGAATAG
- a CDS encoding prepilin-type N-terminal cleavage/methylation domain-containing protein: MSLAIGGRVDTTALVLRRRYGPVKRRAFTLIELLVVIAIIAIIIAILLPALSGARQRSRTVLCQSRLRSIGAGWHMYADDHDDVSPPGRLYNKGGGVSNPANWYDVGNGLAYRPRWIAIIGKYVGIYAYDMPRTDVDRLDYTNNVYLCPTVPQWTDNRNAGYGYNHQFLGNSRQAAGKFINFPVNRSSIASFAGTVMAADCMGTAAGVPASDRKEYSLRGTGFNETGNHGWTLDPPRLTATSDRGTGDAGTPRTAVDPRHQTKANAVFCDGHVDSVLPQTIGYRVLPNGAFVDLESTPDRPNNTWFSGSSRDLDPPALPTKSPAP, translated from the coding sequence ATGTCGCTTGCCATTGGGGGCAGAGTGGATACAACGGCGCTCGTTCTGCGCCGGAGGTATGGCCCCGTGAAGCGACGCGCGTTTACCCTGATTGAGCTGCTTGTTGTGATCGCGATTATCGCGATCATCATCGCCATTCTTCTGCCTGCGCTCTCCGGAGCGCGGCAGCGGAGCCGGACCGTGCTTTGTCAGTCGCGGCTTCGCAGCATCGGCGCGGGCTGGCACATGTACGCGGACGATCACGACGACGTGTCGCCGCCGGGCCGGCTGTACAACAAGGGCGGCGGCGTGTCGAACCCGGCGAACTGGTACGACGTCGGCAACGGGCTGGCCTATCGGCCGCGCTGGATCGCGATAATCGGCAAGTATGTGGGCATCTACGCCTATGACATGCCGCGGACCGACGTCGATCGACTCGATTACACCAACAATGTCTATCTGTGCCCGACGGTCCCGCAGTGGACTGACAACCGCAACGCGGGCTACGGCTACAACCACCAATTCCTCGGCAACTCGCGGCAGGCGGCGGGGAAGTTCATCAATTTCCCGGTGAATCGGTCGAGCATCGCCAGCTTCGCGGGAACGGTGATGGCCGCCGACTGCATGGGAACGGCGGCGGGCGTGCCGGCGAGCGACCGAAAGGAATACAGCCTGCGCGGCACGGGCTTCAATGAGACCGGCAATCACGGCTGGACGCTGGACCCGCCGAGGCTGACGGCGACTTCAGATCGCGGGACGGGCGATGCCGGGACGCCGCGCACGGCGGTCGATCCGCGTCATCAGACCAAGGCCAACGCGGTGTTCTGCGATGGGCACGTCGATTCCGTGCTGCCGCAGACGATCGGATATCGCGTGCTGCCCAATGGGGCGTTTGTCGATCTGGAGTCGACGCCGGACAGGCCGAACAACACGTGGTTTTCCGGCAGCAGCCGAGACCTCGACCCCCCCGCCCTGCCGACGAAGAGCCCGGCGCCATGA
- a CDS encoding DUF488 domain-containing protein — protein sequence MQLFTIGFAKTTAEQFFKLLRGAGVKRIIDVRLNNTSQLSGFSKKEDLRFFLREVGGIDYIHVPELAPTQEILDAFKKHRGSWSVYEQEFNALMSKRGIENVISRDTASLGCLLCSEKKPHHCHRRLVAEYLQKHWRNVATKHLI from the coding sequence GTGCAGCTTTTCACTATTGGGTTCGCAAAGACGACAGCGGAGCAGTTCTTCAAGTTGCTGCGTGGCGCGGGTGTAAAGCGTATCATTGATGTTCGGCTTAATAACACTTCTCAATTGTCGGGCTTTTCGAAGAAGGAAGACCTACGGTTCTTCCTGCGCGAGGTAGGTGGAATAGACTACATTCACGTTCCTGAACTTGCCCCGACACAGGAAATCCTCGATGCCTTTAAGAAGCACAGGGGAAGTTGGTCAGTCTACGAGCAAGAATTCAATGCCCTTATGTCTAAGCGCGGCATCGAAAACGTCATCTCGCGGGATACAGCCAGTCTTGGCTGCCTGCTTTGTAGTGAAAAGAAGCCGCACCACTGCCACCGTCGATTGGTCGCGGAATACTTGCAGAAACACTGGCGAAACGTAGCGACGAAGCACCTCATTTGA